The Esox lucius isolate fEsoLuc1 chromosome 5, fEsoLuc1.pri, whole genome shotgun sequence genome includes a region encoding these proteins:
- the LOC114839337 gene encoding interferon-induced, double-stranded RNA-activated protein kinase isoform X1: MLKVSCRSTVSEEDGLVTSLTSSTSWKAKREVGALADLQHPNIVRYYTAWEEDTKYTCDHTSESYSSSYSGSSSSSKFLYIQMELCDRRTLKVWIDERNAQRTPKRREGSLRITQQIVNGVDYIHSKKLIHRDLKPVNIMFGMGGGETNGEVKIGDFGLVTAEDNDDDENLLERTKRTGTRSYMAPEQRNKTSYDRKVDIFALGLIYFELLWNLSGMERAEVWDDIRSQRFPQRFVTQFPIEHKMIESMLCVNPEDRPEASQLKMNLTEANNILTRDLHNQQDNRTI; the protein is encoded by the exons ATGTTGAAG GTGTCTTGCAGGTCGACTGTTTCAGAAGAAGATGGTCTAGTGACCTCTCTGACCTCCTCCACTTCATG GAAAGCCAAGCGGGAGGTTGGGGCTTTGGCAGACCTCCAGCACCCCAACATAGTGCGTTACTACACAGCCTGGGAAGAAGACACTAAGTACACATGTGACCATACCTCTGAGAGTTACAGCTCTTCATA TTCAGGCAGCAGTTCATCCTCCAAGTTCCTGTACATTCAGATGGAACTGTGTGACAGAAGGACTCTGAAGGTATGGATCGATGAGAGGAACGCCCAACGGACTCCCAAACGCAGAGAGGGCAGCCTCCGCATCACCCAGCAGATTGTTAATGGAGTTGATTACATCCACTCAAAGAAACTCATCCACCGAGACCTGAAG CCTGTTAACATCATGTTTGGAATGGGTGGTGGAGAGACGAACGGAGAGGTAAAGATCGGGGACTTCGGGCTTGTGACTGCAGAAGATAACGATGATGATGAGAACCTGCTGGAGAGAACGAAGCGCACCGGAACCAGGTCCTACATGGCCCCCGAACAG AGGAACAAGACCTCGTATGACAGAAAGGTAGACATCTTCGCTCTGGGTCTGATCTACTTTGAACTTCTCTGGAATCTATCTGGCATGGAGAGGGCAGAG GTCTGGGATGACATCCGAAGCCAGAGGTTCCCGCAACGGTTTGTTACACAGTTTCCCATAGAg CACAAGATGATTGAGTCCATGCTGTGTGTCAATCCAGAAGACCGACCAGAAGCCAGCCAGCTAAAGATGAACCTAACGGAGGCTAATAACATACTGACCAGAGACCTCCATAACCAACAAGACAACAGAACAATCTAA
- the LOC114839337 gene encoding interferon-induced, double-stranded RNA-activated protein kinase isoform X2: protein MSVVTSRQATEKAKREVGALADLQHPNIVRYYTAWEEDTKYTCDHTSESYSSSYSGSSSSSKFLYIQMELCDRRTLKVWIDERNAQRTPKRREGSLRITQQIVNGVDYIHSKKLIHRDLKPVNIMFGMGGGETNGEVKIGDFGLVTAEDNDDDENLLERTKRTGTRSYMAPEQRNKTSYDRKVDIFALGLIYFELLWNLSGMERAEVWDDIRSQRFPQRFVTQFPIEHKMIESMLCVNPEDRPEASQLKMNLTEANNILTRDLHNQQDNRTI, encoded by the exons ATGTCTGTTGTGACATCACGCCAAGCGACTGA GAAAGCCAAGCGGGAGGTTGGGGCTTTGGCAGACCTCCAGCACCCCAACATAGTGCGTTACTACACAGCCTGGGAAGAAGACACTAAGTACACATGTGACCATACCTCTGAGAGTTACAGCTCTTCATA TTCAGGCAGCAGTTCATCCTCCAAGTTCCTGTACATTCAGATGGAACTGTGTGACAGAAGGACTCTGAAGGTATGGATCGATGAGAGGAACGCCCAACGGACTCCCAAACGCAGAGAGGGCAGCCTCCGCATCACCCAGCAGATTGTTAATGGAGTTGATTACATCCACTCAAAGAAACTCATCCACCGAGACCTGAAG CCTGTTAACATCATGTTTGGAATGGGTGGTGGAGAGACGAACGGAGAGGTAAAGATCGGGGACTTCGGGCTTGTGACTGCAGAAGATAACGATGATGATGAGAACCTGCTGGAGAGAACGAAGCGCACCGGAACCAGGTCCTACATGGCCCCCGAACAG AGGAACAAGACCTCGTATGACAGAAAGGTAGACATCTTCGCTCTGGGTCTGATCTACTTTGAACTTCTCTGGAATCTATCTGGCATGGAGAGGGCAGAG GTCTGGGATGACATCCGAAGCCAGAGGTTCCCGCAACGGTTTGTTACACAGTTTCCCATAGAg CACAAGATGATTGAGTCCATGCTGTGTGTCAATCCAGAAGACCGACCAGAAGCCAGCCAGCTAAAGATGAACCTAACGGAGGCTAATAACATACTGACCAGAGACCTCCATAACCAACAAGACAACAGAACAATCTAA